In Pseudobdellovibrionaceae bacterium, the following proteins share a genomic window:
- a CDS encoding PQQ-binding-like beta-propeller repeat protein, with the protein MKSWGKAPLLVVLGLGVLLGGCSSAPHVEKKKFMVKRHWLRSTPEGEYLHFRRMNRMKPVVTEKLVIEGNAIDRLTAYDRNTGKVRWVREMRDGVEGGAQIVDNTLYFGASDGLFYALNAETGDTLWTFPVRIETLGEPLVENDVVYFLAGNNVLYALNAKTGQQLWTYNRLDPSQLSIRGASRPLVIGPHLYLGFSDGSFVSLDKSKGTVAWEQNLNQNKRFRDVDATAVSDGDRIYVSSFDGALYCLDRKDGTIYWRLEEGGYAPVLVDKDVIYYGTSTGKMMALDKASGKALWSKNNVRGVASSPVLYRGLLIYGESQGSLKILDARTGSEVSEFKTGRGVTSSPYLDGTTGDIYFMSANAVLYALKLGWDIPHRVWPWE; encoded by the coding sequence ATGAAGAGCTGGGGTAAAGCACCTCTACTCGTAGTTTTGGGATTAGGCGTTCTCTTGGGCGGATGTTCTTCTGCTCCTCATGTGGAAAAAAAGAAGTTCATGGTCAAAAGACATTGGCTGAGGTCGACGCCCGAAGGGGAGTACCTCCACTTTCGTCGCATGAATCGGATGAAACCAGTGGTGACGGAGAAGCTGGTCATCGAAGGCAATGCCATTGATCGATTGACAGCCTATGATCGTAACACTGGCAAAGTGCGCTGGGTGCGTGAAATGCGTGATGGCGTGGAAGGTGGAGCTCAGATTGTTGATAACACTTTGTACTTTGGTGCCAGCGATGGTTTGTTTTATGCCCTGAACGCAGAGACAGGGGACACCCTGTGGACCTTCCCCGTGCGCATTGAGACCTTGGGAGAGCCTTTGGTTGAAAATGATGTGGTCTACTTCCTGGCCGGCAACAATGTTCTTTATGCTTTAAATGCCAAGACGGGCCAGCAGCTTTGGACCTACAACCGTTTGGATCCTAGTCAGCTCAGCATCCGGGGAGCCAGCCGACCTTTGGTGATTGGGCCTCACCTTTACCTGGGCTTTAGCGATGGGAGCTTTGTTTCATTGGATAAGAGCAAGGGCACGGTTGCTTGGGAGCAGAACCTCAACCAGAACAAGCGGTTTCGCGACGTGGACGCCACGGCGGTTTCTGATGGGGATCGCATTTATGTTTCCAGTTTTGATGGCGCCCTTTATTGTTTAGACCGCAAAGACGGAACGATCTACTGGCGTTTGGAAGAAGGTGGCTATGCCCCCGTCCTGGTGGATAAGGACGTGATCTACTATGGGACTTCAACTGGTAAGATGATGGCCCTTGATAAGGCCTCAGGTAAAGCTCTGTGGAGCAAAAACAATGTGCGGGGAGTGGCCTCTTCTCCTGTTCTTTATCGAGGACTTTTGATCTACGGTGAGTCCCAGGGAAGCCTTAAGATCCTGGATGCCCGCACGGGGAGCGAGGTTTCAGAGTTTAAAACGGGCCGGGGAGTGACTTCCTCGCCTTATTTGGATGGGACCACGGGCGATATTTATTTTATGTCCGCCAATGCGGTTCTTTACGCACTAAAATTGGGTTGGGACATCCCACATCGGGTTTGGCCATGGGAATAA
- a CDS encoding iron-containing redox enzyme family protein translates to MRLNESLTNELKQTTTLIEEINWDAPEVYADWLSQTYHFVRHTTRLLALAAGVASLDQQSYHQQFLYHLKEEYGHEKIALADLKALGLPLRAERPQTQRFYHTTRTLIQSHGPVGLFGYMHFLEALAVHMGPAAYEKVRRTFGSKCGRFLAVHGEEDIKHVEETLKTLADCAEEDMDTILDGLRLAGEQYRSLLAAIIQDYRPKLQAA, encoded by the coding sequence ATGAGGCTAAATGAATCTCTCACCAACGAGCTGAAACAGACCACCACCCTTATCGAGGAAATCAATTGGGATGCCCCCGAAGTCTATGCCGACTGGCTTTCCCAAACCTATCACTTCGTCCGCCACACCACGAGGCTCTTGGCTCTCGCTGCAGGAGTGGCCAGCCTCGATCAACAGAGCTACCATCAACAGTTTCTTTATCATCTTAAGGAAGAATATGGCCACGAGAAGATTGCTCTGGCTGACCTCAAGGCCCTGGGCCTCCCCTTGCGCGCCGAACGCCCACAGACCCAGCGCTTTTACCACACCACACGCACCCTGATCCAATCCCATGGCCCCGTTGGCCTCTTCGGCTATATGCACTTTTTGGAGGCTCTAGCTGTCCATATGGGACCTGCTGCCTATGAAAAAGTCCGCCGCACTTTTGGCAGCAAATGCGGCCGTTTTTTGGCCGTCCATGGTGAAGAGGATATCAAACACGTGGAGGAAACTCTGAAAACCTTGGCCGATTGCGCGGAAGAAGACATGGACACCATTCTCGATGGGCTCCGTCTGGCTGGGGAGCAATACCGCTCCCTCCTCGCCGCTATCATTCAGGATTATCGACCTAAACTCCAGGCCGCATAG
- a CDS encoding site-specific integrase, which produces MATAARYSLNKNKYLLDPEIQRLEYLLKSHLEKDKRNCLLLFIAIHTGARAQEILNLCRQDLNEYEQSLFIKGIKGSNDREIPLPGWLFDELQSLLKGLPPDREQKLFPISYNRLRQIWELYRPTQKKFHSLRHTFAIRLYKKTKDLRLVQVALGHRNITNTMIYADYLYSQQELRRLIL; this is translated from the coding sequence ATGGCTACGGCAGCGCGATATTCACTCAACAAAAACAAGTATCTTTTGGACCCAGAAATTCAGCGCCTTGAGTATCTACTCAAGAGTCATCTCGAAAAGGACAAACGCAATTGTTTGCTGCTCTTTATCGCCATCCACACCGGTGCCAGGGCCCAGGAAATTCTCAACCTCTGTCGGCAAGACTTGAACGAGTATGAACAGAGCTTGTTCATCAAGGGTATTAAAGGAAGTAACGACCGCGAGATCCCTCTCCCCGGATGGCTGTTTGACGAATTACAAAGCCTCTTAAAGGGCCTTCCTCCAGATAGAGAACAAAAGCTCTTTCCTATTTCCTACAATCGATTGCGGCAAATTTGGGAACTCTACAGGCCCACGCAAAAAAAGTTCCACTCCCTACGCCACACCTTTGCCATTCGACTCTACAAGAAAACCAAAGATCTGCGCTTGGTCCAGGTCGCCCTCGGCCACCGCAACATCACCAACACAATGATTTATGCGGACTATCTATACTCCCAGCAGGAACTTCGCCGCCTCATCCTGTGA
- a CDS encoding Glu/Leu/Phe/Val dehydrogenase, which yields MFTFELIEKHGEHEEVIFCHNKEVGLKAIIAIHNTTLGPALGGTRMWTYKTEEDALIDVLRLSKGMTYKASAAGLNLGGGKAVIMGDPKKEKTEALFRAFGAYVNSLKGKYITAEDVGTTVHDMEYIFMETPYVTGIPVALGGSGDPSPYTAHGTLMGIKAAVKENMQTDSLQGVRVAVQGLGNVGSHLVEYLVKEGAEVAVADIDQDKVKNMASRFGASVVGPDEIVTSDCDVLAPCALGAVINDQTLPKLKCKVVAGGANNQLAEYRHGDNLMEMGILYAPDYVINAGGLMNVFVELEGYSSDRAFEKTNQVYDNLMNVFQIAKRDNIATHRAADRLAEERIKKIGGLRQHHHGRTARPFSTLKEMTNRQK from the coding sequence ATGTTTACCTTTGAGTTGATAGAAAAGCACGGTGAGCACGAGGAAGTGATCTTTTGTCATAACAAGGAAGTGGGACTGAAGGCGATCATCGCCATTCATAACACCACGTTAGGGCCGGCGCTGGGTGGAACCCGGATGTGGACCTACAAGACTGAGGAAGACGCTCTCATCGACGTGCTTCGTCTGTCTAAGGGGATGACCTACAAGGCTTCGGCCGCAGGACTGAACCTAGGTGGCGGTAAAGCGGTCATTATGGGTGACCCAAAAAAGGAGAAGACGGAAGCTTTGTTCCGTGCCTTTGGTGCCTATGTGAACTCTCTTAAAGGTAAGTATATCACGGCGGAAGATGTGGGCACCACGGTCCACGACATGGAATATATCTTTATGGAAACTCCTTATGTGACCGGGATTCCCGTGGCTCTCGGCGGATCGGGTGACCCAAGCCCCTATACAGCTCACGGGACTTTGATGGGGATCAAGGCTGCGGTAAAAGAAAATATGCAGACAGATAGCCTACAGGGTGTGCGCGTTGCCGTACAAGGCCTAGGCAATGTTGGCTCTCACTTGGTGGAGTACCTCGTGAAAGAGGGCGCTGAAGTGGCGGTGGCTGATATCGATCAGGACAAAGTAAAGAATATGGCCTCTCGTTTTGGCGCCAGCGTGGTGGGTCCCGACGAAATCGTCACCAGCGACTGTGATGTGCTGGCTCCCTGCGCCTTGGGTGCGGTGATCAATGACCAGACTCTCCCCAAATTGAAGTGTAAAGTGGTTGCCGGTGGAGCCAATAACCAATTGGCCGAATACCGCCATGGCGACAACCTGATGGAAATGGGCATCCTTTACGCCCCCGACTACGTGATCAATGCCGGCGGCTTGATGAACGTCTTTGTGGAACTTGAGGGCTATTCCTCTGATCGGGCCTTTGAAAAGACCAACCAGGTCTATGACAATCTGATGAACGTCTTTCAAATCGCTAAGAGGGATAATATCGCTACGCATCGGGCGGCTGATCGTCTGGCTGAGGAGCGAATTAAGAAGATTGGTGGACTTCGCCAGCACCATCATGGGCGCACGGCTCGTCCCTTCTCAACCCTGAAAGAAATGACCAATCGTCAGAAATAA
- a CDS encoding B12-binding domain-containing radical SAM protein, with the protein MSQTPSASIWLVNLFGMSIAPSSFNPDNSLAALAGALKRHEYRPLILDYQTFDYGRLFMPQEIGNELRVKLDAFHREGNDHGALDDLLNLEKRLAEHQLNIVDTIAEELVLRASQEAPLFVGFKVYSGDGVRLSDHLAQILKRRLGVVTVAGGPVVKVVGEDLMESVNGFDYLIDGEAENAIVQFAEYVEGKKKIGDVKGLIYRGEDGQLTANQRDVIPDLDSLPDPCYDEEVYPALWESGQKTMVFQIDESRGCPNTCSFCVHPSISRSGTRLQSPKKIVRQIKDLQKKFGAYAFRFTGSNTPRQFLSPFADLVLKEGLDIRYSCFTSVNFAKIDLLPKLKASGLCGLFIGIETLDEDLLVNVVTKKGQKKQRVKEVIQAVLENGIFLTTSWIYPMPRMTEEARVEMKDLILETYEGRPNSGSVVIVPGTVVPGTKWFSESETFGFEIPSKPQLIKDYVHLTLRTHVPRQLLNRMSFSYEGKTFNENNYLTDRLTSEIRNKGVLVNMTDDWMLMGKLSGRSLEEFQGDILKALLYGDFSPISEVIRAINSNSRQRVFADQKDLNWGQPPSRKAS; encoded by the coding sequence ATGTCACAGACTCCCTCCGCCTCAATTTGGTTAGTGAATTTGTTTGGTATGTCCATAGCTCCTAGCTCCTTTAATCCGGATAACTCCTTGGCTGCTTTGGCTGGGGCGCTAAAACGTCACGAGTACCGCCCCCTGATTCTCGACTACCAGACCTTTGACTACGGTCGTTTGTTTATGCCGCAAGAGATTGGGAATGAATTGCGTGTTAAGTTGGATGCTTTTCACCGAGAAGGGAATGACCATGGTGCTCTAGATGACCTATTGAATTTGGAGAAACGCCTGGCTGAGCATCAACTCAATATTGTGGATACAATTGCAGAGGAGCTTGTCCTGAGAGCATCTCAGGAGGCACCACTGTTTGTGGGCTTTAAGGTTTACTCGGGCGATGGGGTGAGGCTCTCCGATCACCTGGCCCAGATCCTCAAGAGGCGCCTCGGAGTGGTGACGGTCGCCGGAGGGCCTGTAGTTAAAGTCGTGGGCGAGGACTTAATGGAGTCTGTTAACGGTTTTGACTATTTGATCGATGGAGAAGCGGAAAACGCCATCGTACAGTTTGCCGAATATGTGGAGGGTAAGAAAAAGATCGGCGATGTCAAGGGTCTCATCTATCGGGGAGAAGATGGACAACTGACGGCCAATCAACGAGATGTGATCCCTGATTTGGACTCCCTTCCTGACCCTTGCTACGATGAAGAAGTATACCCCGCCCTATGGGAAAGTGGCCAGAAAACCATGGTCTTCCAAATCGATGAATCTCGCGGCTGCCCCAACACGTGTAGCTTCTGTGTGCATCCGAGCATTAGCCGGTCTGGGACCCGTTTGCAGAGTCCAAAAAAGATCGTCAGGCAGATCAAGGATCTTCAGAAGAAGTTTGGAGCCTATGCATTTCGATTTACAGGGTCAAACACCCCCAGGCAATTCCTGAGCCCCTTCGCTGATTTGGTCTTGAAGGAAGGGTTGGATATTCGGTACTCCTGTTTCACATCGGTCAACTTTGCCAAGATTGATCTTCTACCGAAACTCAAGGCAAGCGGTCTCTGTGGTCTTTTCATTGGTATTGAGACTCTGGATGAAGACCTGCTAGTTAATGTTGTCACGAAAAAGGGGCAGAAAAAACAACGTGTTAAGGAAGTCATTCAAGCCGTCCTTGAGAACGGCATCTTTTTGACGACCTCTTGGATATACCCTATGCCGCGAATGACGGAGGAGGCCCGGGTCGAAATGAAGGATCTCATTCTTGAGACCTACGAAGGTAGGCCAAACAGCGGAAGTGTGGTGATTGTCCCGGGGACAGTGGTTCCGGGGACAAAATGGTTCTCAGAAAGCGAGACCTTTGGCTTTGAAATTCCAAGTAAGCCGCAACTGATCAAGGACTATGTCCATCTGACGCTGAGAACTCACGTTCCTCGGCAGCTGCTGAACAGAATGTCATTTTCCTATGAAGGTAAGACCTTTAACGAGAATAACTACCTCACGGATCGGCTCACTTCTGAAATCCGCAACAAGGGCGTTTTGGTAAATATGACGGACGACTGGATGCTAATGGGAAAGCTCAGCGGACGATCCCTTGAGGAGTTCCAAGGCGATATTCTCAAGGCGTTGCTCTATGGGGATTTTTCTCCCATTTCAGAGGTCATTCGTGCCATAAACTCCAATTCAAGGCAGAGAGTCTTTGCGGATCAAAAGGATTTGAACTGGGGACAACCACCCTCTAGGAAGGCTTCCTGA